The Immundisolibacter cernigliae genome has a window encoding:
- the msrA gene encoding peptide-methionine (S)-S-oxide reductase MsrA, translating to MRLFGKSLELPTAAQALTGRTTPVPVTDRHFVNGQPIKGPFAAGLQQAVFGLGCFWGAERRFWQMDGVVSTAVGYAGGHTPNPTYDEVCSGATGHAEVVLVVFDPTRVSYEALLREFWESHDPTQGMRQGNDIGTQYRSAIYTFDAAQLAAAQASRDAYAKALADAGYGPPTTEIAPAGPFYYAEDYHQQYLAKNPGGYCGLGGTGVRCG from the coding sequence ATGCGCCTGTTCGGAAAATCGCTGGAACTGCCAACCGCGGCCCAGGCCCTGACCGGCCGGACCACGCCCGTGCCGGTCACGGACCGGCATTTCGTCAACGGCCAGCCAATCAAGGGCCCGTTCGCGGCTGGCCTGCAGCAGGCGGTGTTCGGCCTGGGTTGCTTCTGGGGCGCGGAGCGGCGCTTCTGGCAGATGGACGGCGTGGTCAGCACGGCGGTCGGCTACGCCGGCGGCCACACGCCCAATCCCACCTACGACGAGGTGTGCAGCGGTGCCACCGGCCATGCCGAGGTGGTGCTGGTGGTGTTCGATCCCACGCGGGTGAGCTATGAGGCCTTGCTGCGCGAGTTCTGGGAAAGCCACGACCCGACGCAGGGCATGCGCCAGGGCAATGACATCGGCACCCAATACCGCTCGGCCATCTACACCTTCGATGCCGCCCAGCTGGCGGCGGCGCAAGCCTCGCGCGACGCCTATGCGAAAGCGTTGGCCGACGCAGGCTACGGCCCGCCGACCACCGAAATCGCACCGGCCGGGCCGTTCTACTACGCCGAGGACTACCACCAGCAGTACCTGGCCAAGAACCCGGGCGGCTACTGTGGCCTGGGTGGCACGGGCGTGCGCTGCGGCTGA
- the rimO gene encoding 30S ribosomal protein S12 methylthiotransferase RimO has protein sequence MSSHKIGFVSLGCPKALVDSERILTELRGGGYELSDSYAGADLVVVNTCGFIDEARQESLDAIGEALAENGKVIVTGCLGANVSEILERHPSVLAVTGPHAYAEVVAAVQKHLPPPPAREHDPYVDLLPPQGLRLTPPHYAYLKISEGCNHRCSFCIIPSMRGDLVSRPIGEVLTEAEALVDAGVRELLVISQDTSAYGVDVKYRTGFHGGRPLRTDLLNLSRALGELGVWVRLHYVYPYPHVDALIPLMADGLLLPYLDVPLQHASPHILKAMRRPAHVENTLERIHSWRGICPDLAIRSTFIVGFPGETEADFEALLEFLDQAQLDRVGCFAYSPVAGAAANALPGAVPEEIKRERLARFMEKQAAISARRLQDKIGRTIEVLVDEVGDEGVIARSYADAPEIDGVVHLTDAEGVAVGDVLLVEVEDADEHDLYAVPQLG, from the coding sequence ATGAGCTCCCACAAGATCGGTTTTGTCAGCCTGGGCTGTCCCAAGGCGCTGGTGGACTCCGAACGCATCCTGACCGAGCTGCGCGGCGGCGGCTATGAGCTGTCCGACAGCTACGCCGGGGCGGACCTGGTGGTGGTCAACACCTGCGGCTTCATCGACGAGGCCAGGCAGGAGTCACTCGACGCCATCGGCGAGGCGCTGGCCGAGAACGGCAAGGTCATCGTCACCGGCTGCCTGGGCGCCAACGTCAGCGAGATTCTGGAGCGCCATCCGAGCGTGCTGGCGGTGACCGGACCCCATGCCTACGCCGAGGTCGTGGCCGCAGTACAAAAGCACCTGCCGCCGCCGCCCGCGCGCGAACACGATCCCTATGTCGACCTGCTGCCGCCGCAGGGCCTGCGCCTGACGCCGCCGCATTACGCATACCTGAAGATTTCCGAGGGCTGCAACCACCGCTGCAGCTTCTGCATCATCCCGTCGATGCGCGGCGACCTGGTCAGCCGGCCGATCGGCGAGGTGCTCACCGAGGCCGAGGCGCTGGTCGATGCCGGCGTGCGCGAGCTGCTGGTGATCTCGCAGGACACCAGCGCCTACGGCGTGGACGTCAAATACCGCACCGGCTTTCACGGCGGGCGGCCGCTGCGCACCGACCTGCTGAATCTGTCCCGCGCGCTGGGGGAGCTGGGCGTGTGGGTGCGCCTGCATTACGTGTACCCCTACCCGCACGTGGACGCGCTGATCCCGCTGATGGCCGACGGCCTGCTGCTGCCGTACCTGGACGTGCCGCTGCAGCATGCCAGCCCACACATCCTGAAGGCCATGCGCCGCCCGGCACACGTGGAAAACACGCTCGAACGCATCCACAGCTGGCGCGGCATCTGCCCGGACCTGGCCATTCGCAGTACCTTCATCGTCGGCTTTCCGGGCGAGACCGAGGCCGATTTCGAGGCGCTGCTGGAGTTCCTGGACCAGGCGCAGCTGGACCGGGTCGGCTGCTTTGCCTACTCGCCGGTGGCCGGCGCCGCCGCCAATGCCCTGCCCGGTGCGGTGCCGGAAGAAATCAAGCGCGAGCGCCTGGCGCGCTTCATGGAAAAACAGGCCGCGATCAGCGCCCGGCGCCTGCAGGACAAGATCGGCCGCACCATCGAGGTGCTGGTGGACGAGGTCGGCGACGAGGGTGTGATCGCCCGCAGTTATGCCGATGCGCCGGAAATCGACGGCGTGGTCCATCTGACCGACGCCGAGGGCGTGGCGGTGGGTGACGTGCTGCTGGTCGAGGTGGAAGACGCCGACGAGCACGACCTGTACGCCGTGCCCCAATTGGGCTGA